DNA sequence from the bacterium genome:
CCCGTTCAAGCAGGGTAGTAGAGGTTGATGGAATGAAATACACCGTAAAGGAAACCAAGCCAGAGGAGTTTGAGGGGGTTGATATAGCCTTATTTGCAGGGACGGAAAGGGCGAGCGAGCTCTTCGCAAAGGAAGCAGTTAAAAGAGGGGCGACTGTGATAGATAATTCCGCCACCTTTCGCTTAGAACCAGATGTTCCCTTAGTTGTGCCTGAAGTCAATCCCGAGGATTTGGAGTGGCACAAGGGGCTAATAGCAAATCCCAATTGCTCCACCATTCAAATGGTGGTAGCTTTAAAACCACTTTACGAAAGGTCAAGGATTAAGAGGATTTTCGCAGCAACATATCAAGCTGTTTCAGGCACGGGAAGGGATGCTATAGCGGAGCTTCGTCAGCAATCCATTTTGCAGTTGATTTACTCGGAAGATGTCAAGATGACCTATGCCTATCCCTACAGAATAGCCTTCAATTTGATACCACATATCGGTTCATTCAACGAGATTGGCTATACAAGCGAGGAAA
Encoded proteins:
- a CDS encoding aspartate-semialdehyde dehydrogenase, coding for MREGYSVAVVGVGAVGEELLRVLKTSSLPIKEIKVLARSSRVVEVDGMKYTVKETKPEEFEGVDIALFAGTERASELFAKEAVKRGATVIDNSATFRLEPDVPLVVPEVNPEDLEWHKGLIANPNCSTIQMVVALKPLYERSRIKRIFAATYQAVSGTGRDAIAELRQQSILQLIYSEDVKMTYAYPYRIAFNLIPHIGSFNEIGYTSEEMKMVNETHKILHDPDIKITATCVRVPVFNCHSEAVYIETEEKITAEEAREILRRAPGVKVIDEPSPHSGRSYPMPIDADGKDEVFVGRIREDPFVETGLHLWIVADNLRKGAALNAVQIAEEMHRRGLLKR